Genomic segment of Antricoccus suffuscus:
CGTCATGGGCAACGACGGGTTTGCCGAGACGATCACCAAGGAGTCCCGACTCGAACAGGCTTATGCGGCGTACGCCGCCGTCCAAGAGCTCGGCCTCCTGAAGAAGGGCTAACGTCAGATGCTGGAACAGAAGTACTTCGAGGACTTTTCGATCGGCGACCGGTTCGAGTCGCCATCGAAAACCCTCACGGACGCGCATTTCATGTTTTTCGCAGGGCTGACCGGCGATGCGCATCCAATGCACTACGACGTGCATTTCGCCGCGAATACGTATTTCGGTAAGCCGACAGCGCACGGACTACTGCTGGCATCCATGACCGCGCTGGGCGCCAACGAGTTGCAGATGTATGTCCACGAGTCGATCGTCGCGTTCTTGTCCGAGACGATGGCGTTTAAGAAACCCGCGTTCGTCGGTACGACGGTGCACCCGTATCTCGAGGTCACCAAACTGAAGCCGTCGTCAAAGGGCGGCATCTTGACGCTGCGTGCCTGGCTGGAGGACCAGGACGGTGAGGTCCTCGTCGACGGCGAGCATGTCTATCTGGTCCGATCCCGCTCCGCGGCCGGTTAGTTGGGTTAGGCCCGCAACCTAGCGGAGGATCCCGGTGTGGCCGAGAGAGTAACGGCCAGGCAGTGGCCACACGCATAGACCGTGTGGGCCCTTGCCGACCGGGATCTTCTTGATCAGATGGCCGTCGACGGTGCTAATCGCGTAGACAACGCCGTTGTAGCGACCCGCGACCCAAAAGATGGTGCCGTCCGCCGAAATGTTACCCATGTCTGGGCTGCCGCCCCCGGGGATGACCCATTTTGCCGTCAACTTACCGGTCGCAAGGTCGAGCACACTGATGCTGCCTTCGCCACGGTTTGTGATGAACAGCCGAGTGGCGTTCCGGTCGACGTATAGGCCGTGTGCCTCTTTGCCGGTAGCGATGAACCCCTTCACGGCGGTGGCGTTGCCGTCGATGATGTAGATGCCGTTGGCCATCATGTCGGCGACGTAGAACACCGACCCATCCGGGGAGAGCTTGACATCTTGCGGCATGCCACCCGGGTGCGGTAGGTCGATCAG
This window contains:
- a CDS encoding MaoC family dehydratase, which encodes MLEQKYFEDFSIGDRFESPSKTLTDAHFMFFAGLTGDAHPMHYDVHFAANTYFGKPTAHGLLLASMTALGANELQMYVHESIVAFLSETMAFKKPAFVGTTVHPYLEVTKLKPSSKGGILTLRAWLEDQDGEVLVDGEHVYLVRSRSAAG